From the Tribolium castaneum strain GA2 chromosome 2, icTriCast1.1, whole genome shotgun sequence genome, one window contains:
- the LOC660622 gene encoding uncharacterized protein LOC660622 isoform X2, with product MRRGMPNADNKFRHDASKTDKHTLGNLDLLNLRFSSPPDKFKNKLEKEAASGDNRLPEKTKLRHSFQRLNLGESKLCKDYAQTKTTRKPTTARVDPTIDDFLLPPGKRNSREFSSSRSTFQLSSAGDAGNFPFKVTPSGNLKVNSQQVVFESKKLSVLVANPERTQIKIYSDESSDKIPKKMAYGSGEFTRNSAMDAILSQVTGGEISGLGSIIGDTPARSMNKVSSEYESKQTSEILDPELNLCRLGYTGSEPIDWNKVTLPEKKDLYLELCKRITNKRNADCKVHIGREEFSCHLVVLQCYSELFDGYIAIKKVEIPAEKCSAASFAFIYDWMVSEDQSYKYLTRENVLDIFNSAKYLKIKDLVEQCWAFVDNCEVFNEDTAFLLYVNAKQKRLEEVHELMVPRIQDFFLILVSSQDWLELGVEDVKNLLSSNYIRINCEMEVFMSAVRWLKYDWANRDKYKYEVLKCVRFGNIAAWQLVDIKRNPENPEFMELAKDPAICKLIDDGLAFVIIKHWYDHDNDDFQHWNSVLGLQEPPARNWSGLDKTYFTYREFLIYLDQYRRNQLIEKSKPRMNHEKKLGAPSGTVMSPEEPVPSMEDFLSKKKALRMQRKPVIVQRVEVRQGVHFDNFEDDEVRNVQRMFTPSQNSLALTSLPQPKKLLVESTLFQAERETILVFGGINPYANYGEPRNTGNNIFRYLPDSNMWEHVGTMPEPRNHHGVGYLKGRIYLAGGTDPRPDDLRGKSRVVDTVWSFDPTTRAWFSETSLGMKRRNFGLVVLQKNMYVIGGCNDKFESLNSVEKFDPREGVWKFMAPMHYARAGLACAKYRNFIWAAGGTADLKRNLMLDVVESYDVRSNQWTKIKKLISPRCFGCLFVMADNLYLIGGTGQKQKEFKSTTSVGLVDVWDTSNMSWRTIMGMTIPRHGHAVAYVGTQIFIMGGVTTIYMRCLSNIECFCWKRGAWIRGIADLPVTLSGHAAITLPPAMLISNE from the exons ATGCGTAGAGGTATGCCCAATGCTGATAAT AAATTTAGACACGACGCATCGAAAACTGACAAGCACACTTTAGGCAACTtagatttgttaaatttaCG TTTTAGTTCACCTCCTGATAAGTTTAAGAACAAGCTAGAAAAGGAAGCGGCTTCCGGAGACAATCGACTCCCAGAGAAA ACCAAATTAAGACACTCGTTCCAAAGACTCAACTTGGGGGAATCCAAGTTGTGCAAAGATTATGCTCAGACTAAAACAACTCGTAAACCGACGACAGCGAGAGTAGACCCAACAATCGACGATTTTTTACTGCCACCGGGAAAACGAAACTCAAGAGAATTCAGCTC GAGCAGATCAACGTTTCAGTTAAGTAGCGCAGGTGACGCCGGAAATTTCCCGTTTAAGGTTACCCCCAGTGGGAATTTAAAAGTCAATTCGCAGCAG GTCGTTTTCGAGTCGAAAAAGCTCAGTGTTTTAGTGGCAAACCCGGAACGCACCCAAATCAAGATATACTCGGACGAGTCCAGCGATAAAATACCGAAAAAAATGGCCTACGGTTCCGGGGAATTCACCCGGAATTCGGCCATGGACGCCATCTTGAGCCAAGTGACTGGg GGCGAGATTTCCGGTCTGGGCTCCATTATCGGGGACACCCCCGCCCGGAGCATGAATAAGGTATCATCCGAGTACGAAAGCAAACAAACTTCGGAAATCTTGGACCCGGAGTTGAACCTCTGCCGGCTGGGGTACACCGGAAGCGAGCCGATCGACTGGAACAAGGTCACCCTTCCCGAGAAGAAAGACCTGTATTTGGAATTGTGTAAACGTATCACCAATAAAAG AAATGCGGACTGTAAGGTGCACATTGGGCGAGAAGAATTTAGCTGTCACCTCGTTGTCTTGCAGTGTTACTCTGAGCTTTTCGACGGCTACATTGCAATAAAGAAGGTGGAAATTCCGGCT GAAAAATGCAGTGCGGCTTCGTTCGCTTTCATTTACGACTGGATGGTGAGCGAGGACCAGTCTTATAAATACCTGACTCGGGAGAATGTGCTCGATATTTTCAATTCAgcgaaatatttgaaaattaaag atttggTCGAGCAGTGCTGGGCGTTTGTCGACAATTGCGAGGTTTTCAACGAAGACACGGCTTTTCTTCTGTACGTGAACGCGAAACAGAAGCGCCTTGAAGAAGTCCACGAGTTGATGGTGCCGCGTATCCAGGACTTCTTCCTGATTTTGGTCAGTTCGCAGGACTGGCTCGAACTGGGAGTGGAGGACGTTAAGAATTTGCTCAGCTCGAACTATATCAGGATCAACTGCGAGATGGAGGTGTTCATGTCCGCAGTCAGGTGGCTCAAGTACGACTGGGCCAACAGGGATAAGTACAAGTATGAAGTGCTCAAGTGCGTCAGATTCGGAAACATAGCCGCTTGGCAACTTGTTGATATCAAGCGCAATCCCGAAAATCCCGAATTTATGGAGTTAGCCAAAGACCCAGCCATTTGCAAGCTCATCGATGACGGGCTGGC GTTTGTGATCATCAAGCACTGGTACGACCACGACAACGACGACTTCCAGCACTGGAACTCGGTCCTGGGGCTGCAGGAGCCGCCGGCCAGGAACTGGAGCGGGCTGGACAAGACGTACTTCACGTACCGCGAGTTCTTGATCTACTTGGACCAGTACCGCCGGAATCAGTTGATTGAGAAGAGCAAGCCTCGCATGAACCACGAGAAGAAACTGGGGGCGCCTTCCGGCACGGTGATGTCGCCGGAGGAGCCGGTGCCCAGCATGGAAGATTTTTTGTCGAAGAAGAAA GCGTTACGAATGCAACGCAAGCCGGTGATTGTCCAGAGGGTGGAAGTCAGGCAAGGAGTGCATTTTGACAATTTCGAAGACGATGAAGTTAGGAATGTGCAAAGGATGTTTACGCCGTCTCAGAACTCGCTAGCTTTGACGTCCCT TCCGCAGCCTAAAAAACTGCTCGTAGAGTCGACACTGTTCCAAGCCGAAAGGGAAacgattttagtttttggcGGGATTAATCCGTACGCAAATTATGGTGAGCCGAGAAATACgggaaataatatttttcggtACTTACCGGACTCCAATATGTGGGAACATGTCGGTACTATGCCCGAACCGAGGAACCATCACGGGGTCGGCTACCTCAAGGGGAGGATTTATTTAGCAG gcGGTACCGACCCCAGACCCGACGACTTGCGCGGCAAATCTCGAGTAGTTGACACAGTTTGGAGCTTCGACCCCACAACCCGAGCCTGGTTCAGCGAAACCAGTCTTGGTATGAAACGTCGAAATTTTGGACTGGTGGTACTCCAAAAAAACATGTATGTGATTGGAGGTTGCAACGATAAGTTCGAATCGTTGAATTCTGTCGAAAAATTCGACCCCAGAGAAGGCGTTTGGAAGTTTATGGCACCCATGCATTACGCCAGGGCCGGACTTGCCTGTGCCAAGTACCGGAATTTCATTTGGGCGGCCGGTGGTACCGCCGACCTAAAACGAAACCTTATGCTAGATGTTGTGGAAAGTTACGACGTGAGGAGTAACCA ATGGaccaaaattaagaaactcaTTTCGCCACGATGTTTCGGTTGTTTGTTTGTCATGGCAGATAATCTGTATTTGATCGGTGGTACCGGTCAGAAACAGAAAGAGTTTAAATCAACGACCAGTGTTGGGCTTGTGGATGTTTGGGATACTTCGAATATGTCGTGGCGGACCATCATGGGCATGACTATACCACGACATGGTCATGCTGTTGCGTATGTTGGTACCCAGATTTTTATCATGGGTGGTGTCACAACCATTTATATGAGATGTCTATCCAACATTGAGTGTTTTTGTTGGAAGCGAG gtgcTTGGATAAGGGGCATTGCCGATTTACCGGTGACCTTATCAGGTCACGCTGCTATCACTCTTCCTCCCGCCATgctaatttcaaacgaataa
- the LOC660622 gene encoding uncharacterized protein LOC660622 isoform X1: MRRGMPNADNKFRHDASKTDKHTLGNLDLLNLRFSSPPDKFKNKLEKEAASGDNRLPEKTKLRHSFQRLNLGESKLCKDYAQTKTTRKPTTARVDPTIDDFLLPPGKRNSREFSSSRSTFQLSSAGDAGNFPFKVTPSGNLKVNSQQVVFESKKLSVLVANPERTQIKIYSDESSDKIPKKMAYGSGEFTRNSAMDAILSQVTGGEISGLGSIIGDTPARSMNKVSSEYESKQTSEILDPELNLCRLGYTGSEPIDWNKVTLPEKKDLYLELCKRITNKRNADCKVHIGREEFSCHLVVLQCYSELFDGYIAIKKVEIPAEKCSAASFAFIYDWMVSEDQSYKYLTRENVLDIFNSAKYLKIKDLVEQCWAFVDNCEVFNEDTAFLLYVNAKQKRLEEVHELMVPRIQDFFLILVSSQDWLELGVEDVKNLLSSNYIRINCEMEVFMSAVRWLKYDWANRDKYKYEVLKCVRFGNIAAWQLVDIKRNPENPEFMELAKDPAICKLIDDGLAFVIIKHWYDHDNDDFQHWNSVLGLQEPPARNWSGLDKTYFTYREFLIYLDQYRRNQLIEKSKPRMNHEKKLGAPSGTVMSPEEPVPSMEDFLSKKKALRMQRKPVIVQRVEVRQGVHFDNFEDDEVRNVQRMFTPSQNSLALTSLNRLSTSFLSPQPKKLLVESTLFQAERETILVFGGINPYANYGEPRNTGNNIFRYLPDSNMWEHVGTMPEPRNHHGVGYLKGRIYLAGGTDPRPDDLRGKSRVVDTVWSFDPTTRAWFSETSLGMKRRNFGLVVLQKNMYVIGGCNDKFESLNSVEKFDPREGVWKFMAPMHYARAGLACAKYRNFIWAAGGTADLKRNLMLDVVESYDVRSNQWTKIKKLISPRCFGCLFVMADNLYLIGGTGQKQKEFKSTTSVGLVDVWDTSNMSWRTIMGMTIPRHGHAVAYVGTQIFIMGGVTTIYMRCLSNIECFCWKRGAWIRGIADLPVTLSGHAAITLPPAMLISNE, from the exons ATGCGTAGAGGTATGCCCAATGCTGATAAT AAATTTAGACACGACGCATCGAAAACTGACAAGCACACTTTAGGCAACTtagatttgttaaatttaCG TTTTAGTTCACCTCCTGATAAGTTTAAGAACAAGCTAGAAAAGGAAGCGGCTTCCGGAGACAATCGACTCCCAGAGAAA ACCAAATTAAGACACTCGTTCCAAAGACTCAACTTGGGGGAATCCAAGTTGTGCAAAGATTATGCTCAGACTAAAACAACTCGTAAACCGACGACAGCGAGAGTAGACCCAACAATCGACGATTTTTTACTGCCACCGGGAAAACGAAACTCAAGAGAATTCAGCTC GAGCAGATCAACGTTTCAGTTAAGTAGCGCAGGTGACGCCGGAAATTTCCCGTTTAAGGTTACCCCCAGTGGGAATTTAAAAGTCAATTCGCAGCAG GTCGTTTTCGAGTCGAAAAAGCTCAGTGTTTTAGTGGCAAACCCGGAACGCACCCAAATCAAGATATACTCGGACGAGTCCAGCGATAAAATACCGAAAAAAATGGCCTACGGTTCCGGGGAATTCACCCGGAATTCGGCCATGGACGCCATCTTGAGCCAAGTGACTGGg GGCGAGATTTCCGGTCTGGGCTCCATTATCGGGGACACCCCCGCCCGGAGCATGAATAAGGTATCATCCGAGTACGAAAGCAAACAAACTTCGGAAATCTTGGACCCGGAGTTGAACCTCTGCCGGCTGGGGTACACCGGAAGCGAGCCGATCGACTGGAACAAGGTCACCCTTCCCGAGAAGAAAGACCTGTATTTGGAATTGTGTAAACGTATCACCAATAAAAG AAATGCGGACTGTAAGGTGCACATTGGGCGAGAAGAATTTAGCTGTCACCTCGTTGTCTTGCAGTGTTACTCTGAGCTTTTCGACGGCTACATTGCAATAAAGAAGGTGGAAATTCCGGCT GAAAAATGCAGTGCGGCTTCGTTCGCTTTCATTTACGACTGGATGGTGAGCGAGGACCAGTCTTATAAATACCTGACTCGGGAGAATGTGCTCGATATTTTCAATTCAgcgaaatatttgaaaattaaag atttggTCGAGCAGTGCTGGGCGTTTGTCGACAATTGCGAGGTTTTCAACGAAGACACGGCTTTTCTTCTGTACGTGAACGCGAAACAGAAGCGCCTTGAAGAAGTCCACGAGTTGATGGTGCCGCGTATCCAGGACTTCTTCCTGATTTTGGTCAGTTCGCAGGACTGGCTCGAACTGGGAGTGGAGGACGTTAAGAATTTGCTCAGCTCGAACTATATCAGGATCAACTGCGAGATGGAGGTGTTCATGTCCGCAGTCAGGTGGCTCAAGTACGACTGGGCCAACAGGGATAAGTACAAGTATGAAGTGCTCAAGTGCGTCAGATTCGGAAACATAGCCGCTTGGCAACTTGTTGATATCAAGCGCAATCCCGAAAATCCCGAATTTATGGAGTTAGCCAAAGACCCAGCCATTTGCAAGCTCATCGATGACGGGCTGGC GTTTGTGATCATCAAGCACTGGTACGACCACGACAACGACGACTTCCAGCACTGGAACTCGGTCCTGGGGCTGCAGGAGCCGCCGGCCAGGAACTGGAGCGGGCTGGACAAGACGTACTTCACGTACCGCGAGTTCTTGATCTACTTGGACCAGTACCGCCGGAATCAGTTGATTGAGAAGAGCAAGCCTCGCATGAACCACGAGAAGAAACTGGGGGCGCCTTCCGGCACGGTGATGTCGCCGGAGGAGCCGGTGCCCAGCATGGAAGATTTTTTGTCGAAGAAGAAA GCGTTACGAATGCAACGCAAGCCGGTGATTGTCCAGAGGGTGGAAGTCAGGCAAGGAGTGCATTTTGACAATTTCGAAGACGATGAAGTTAGGAATGTGCAAAGGATGTTTACGCCGTCTCAGAACTCGCTAGCTTTGACGTCCCT CAATCGATTGAGTACGTCTTTTCTCAGTCCGCAGCCTAAAAAACTGCTCGTAGAGTCGACACTGTTCCAAGCCGAAAGGGAAacgattttagtttttggcGGGATTAATCCGTACGCAAATTATGGTGAGCCGAGAAATACgggaaataatatttttcggtACTTACCGGACTCCAATATGTGGGAACATGTCGGTACTATGCCCGAACCGAGGAACCATCACGGGGTCGGCTACCTCAAGGGGAGGATTTATTTAGCAG gcGGTACCGACCCCAGACCCGACGACTTGCGCGGCAAATCTCGAGTAGTTGACACAGTTTGGAGCTTCGACCCCACAACCCGAGCCTGGTTCAGCGAAACCAGTCTTGGTATGAAACGTCGAAATTTTGGACTGGTGGTACTCCAAAAAAACATGTATGTGATTGGAGGTTGCAACGATAAGTTCGAATCGTTGAATTCTGTCGAAAAATTCGACCCCAGAGAAGGCGTTTGGAAGTTTATGGCACCCATGCATTACGCCAGGGCCGGACTTGCCTGTGCCAAGTACCGGAATTTCATTTGGGCGGCCGGTGGTACCGCCGACCTAAAACGAAACCTTATGCTAGATGTTGTGGAAAGTTACGACGTGAGGAGTAACCA ATGGaccaaaattaagaaactcaTTTCGCCACGATGTTTCGGTTGTTTGTTTGTCATGGCAGATAATCTGTATTTGATCGGTGGTACCGGTCAGAAACAGAAAGAGTTTAAATCAACGACCAGTGTTGGGCTTGTGGATGTTTGGGATACTTCGAATATGTCGTGGCGGACCATCATGGGCATGACTATACCACGACATGGTCATGCTGTTGCGTATGTTGGTACCCAGATTTTTATCATGGGTGGTGTCACAACCATTTATATGAGATGTCTATCCAACATTGAGTGTTTTTGTTGGAAGCGAG gtgcTTGGATAAGGGGCATTGCCGATTTACCGGTGACCTTATCAGGTCACGCTGCTATCACTCTTCCTCCCGCCATgctaatttcaaacgaataa